One window of the Natronomonas marina genome contains the following:
- the cobD gene encoding threonine-phosphate decarboxylase CobD, translated as MDPDSVADAGRVPHGSSDDPAVLDLSANVNPETPDGTRAVYEEALATARSYPDDGYPEFRAAAADYVGCDVESVVPTAGGLAAIRLAIGVTVSPGDGVLVPYPSFGEYAREVELAGGAPDFVPHDEVLDADPEPYAMAVVCTPNNPTGDCPDADALRAFADRCADAGTVLLADEAFLGFTDRASLAGREGCVVARSLTKLFGLPGLRAGFAAASGDVLDRLRTARPTWSLGGPAAAVGAHAMRDSAFVEATRRRVRRERAHLREGLAARGFEVLPSEAPFVLCDVGTDPADLLADCRERGVVLRDATTFRGLESHVRVAVRDRESTDRLLAVLDDR; from the coding sequence ATGGACCCGGATAGCGTCGCCGACGCCGGGCGGGTCCCGCACGGCTCCAGCGACGACCCCGCCGTCCTCGATTTGAGCGCGAACGTCAACCCCGAGACGCCGGACGGCACGCGGGCGGTCTACGAGGAGGCCCTCGCCACCGCCCGCTCGTACCCGGACGACGGCTACCCCGAGTTCCGGGCGGCGGCGGCCGACTACGTCGGCTGTGACGTCGAGAGCGTCGTCCCGACGGCCGGCGGCCTCGCGGCCATCCGGCTGGCAATCGGCGTCACCGTCTCCCCGGGCGACGGCGTCCTCGTCCCGTACCCCTCCTTCGGCGAGTACGCCCGCGAGGTCGAACTGGCTGGCGGCGCCCCGGATTTCGTCCCGCACGACGAGGTGCTCGATGCCGACCCCGAACCGTACGCGATGGCGGTGGTCTGTACGCCGAACAACCCGACCGGTGACTGTCCGGACGCCGACGCTCTCCGTGCGTTCGCCGACCGCTGTGCCGACGCCGGGACGGTCCTGCTCGCCGACGAGGCGTTCCTCGGCTTCACCGACCGCGCGTCGCTGGCCGGCCGCGAGGGCTGCGTCGTCGCCCGCTCGCTCACGAAACTGTTCGGTCTCCCGGGGCTCCGGGCCGGCTTCGCGGCCGCCAGCGGCGACGTCCTGGATCGACTCCGGACCGCCCGGCCGACGTGGTCGCTCGGCGGGCCCGCCGCCGCCGTCGGCGCCCACGCCATGCGGGACTCGGCCTTCGTCGAGGCGACGCGCCGTCGCGTCCGCCGCGAGCGCGCCCACCTCCGGGAGGGCCTCGCGGCGCGCGGCTTCGAGGTGTTGCCCTCGGAGGCACCGTTCGTCCTCTGTGACGTCGGCACCGACCCCGCCGACCTGCTGGCGGACTGCCGGGAGCGCGGCGTCGTCCTGCGGGACGCGACGACGTTCCGGGGGCTGGAGAGCCACGTCCGGGTCGCCGTCCGCGACCGCGAATCGACCGACCGGCTGTTGGCCGTCCTCGACGACCGATGA
- a CDS encoding class I SAM-dependent methyltransferase, protein MPDAPWHGDPSFWETLEGLMFPPEKLEAADEELDALCALAGVEAPCRVLDVPCGVGRYAVELADRGFDVTGVDATAAYLDTARQRADEAGVDAEFVEADMREFVRPDTFDLVVNAFTSFGYFEDRDDDRRTARNFYESLRPGGRLVMSLTSKEVLAGKFRERTWSERDGTYLLEEHEVRDDWSWIENRWVVVDDGDVREFEVSHRLYSARELSELLRDVGFDEVEVYGDREGAEYDQNAEHLVVVARK, encoded by the coding sequence ATGCCCGACGCACCGTGGCACGGGGACCCGTCCTTCTGGGAGACGCTCGAGGGGCTGATGTTCCCGCCGGAGAAGCTCGAGGCGGCCGACGAGGAACTCGACGCGCTGTGTGCGCTGGCCGGCGTCGAGGCGCCGTGTCGCGTTCTCGACGTGCCCTGCGGGGTCGGCCGCTACGCCGTCGAACTCGCCGACCGCGGCTTCGACGTGACCGGCGTCGACGCGACGGCGGCGTACCTCGACACCGCACGCCAGCGGGCCGACGAGGCCGGCGTCGACGCCGAGTTCGTCGAGGCCGACATGCGCGAGTTCGTCCGGCCGGACACCTTCGACCTCGTTGTCAACGCCTTCACCTCCTTCGGCTACTTCGAGGACCGCGACGACGACCGACGGACCGCGCGGAACTTCTACGAGTCGCTGCGCCCCGGTGGGCGGCTCGTGATGTCGCTGACGAGCAAGGAGGTGCTCGCCGGGAAGTTCCGCGAGCGCACCTGGTCCGAGCGCGACGGCACGTACCTGCTGGAGGAACACGAGGTGCGGGACGACTGGAGCTGGATCGAGAACCGCTGGGTCGTCGTCGACGACGGCGACGTCCGCGAGTTCGAGGTCTCACACCGCCTCTACTCGGCGCGGGAACTGTCCGAACTCCTCCGGGACGTGGGGTTCGACGAGGTCGAGGTCTACGGCGACCGGGAGGGCGCCGAGTACGACCAGAACGCCGAGCACCTGGTGGTCGTCGCCCGGAAGTGA
- a CDS encoding CobD/CbiB family cobalamin biosynthesis protein, with translation MNSVPPVTVAVGLAVALEWLFREPPARYHPVALFGRVVEGVDARPPGSSKLAGAVVAVALPTAAAVLVYLPLSATAGLSGVVVAGLAGLVLWSSSSFGLLLEAGERVIEHSDADPEAARESLPALVGRDPGSLSPALIRSAAVESLAENLSDGLVAPVLAFVLLSFVSLPAAAAAAAFVKAVNTMDSMLGYPGDFGWGSARLDDAVMFVPARVTAALLGPAAGDPDAPWRARRYARKPASPNAGWPMGTIAAALDVRLEKPGAYVLNDISNLPTVADGEAALAAVRRAGVVTYILAAAVGVVLWL, from the coding sequence GTGAACTCGGTCCCGCCCGTCACCGTCGCCGTCGGCCTCGCCGTCGCGCTGGAGTGGCTGTTCCGGGAACCGCCCGCCCGCTACCACCCGGTGGCGCTGTTCGGCCGCGTCGTCGAGGGGGTCGACGCCCGGCCGCCGGGGTCGTCGAAGCTCGCCGGCGCGGTCGTCGCGGTCGCTCTCCCGACGGCCGCCGCAGTCCTCGTGTACCTCCCCCTGTCGGCGACGGCTGGGCTGTCCGGCGTCGTCGTCGCGGGCCTCGCCGGCCTCGTCCTGTGGTCGAGTTCGAGCTTCGGGCTCCTGCTCGAGGCGGGCGAGCGAGTGATCGAGCACAGCGATGCGGACCCCGAGGCCGCACGCGAGTCTCTGCCGGCGCTCGTCGGCCGCGACCCCGGGTCGCTGTCACCGGCGCTGATCCGCAGCGCCGCCGTCGAGAGCCTCGCGGAGAACCTCTCGGACGGCCTCGTCGCGCCGGTGCTCGCGTTCGTCCTCCTCTCGTTCGTCTCGCTGCCGGCCGCCGCCGCGGCCGCCGCCTTCGTCAAGGCCGTCAACACGATGGACTCGATGCTCGGCTACCCCGGCGACTTCGGGTGGGGCAGCGCGCGACTCGACGACGCGGTCATGTTCGTTCCCGCGCGGGTGACCGCCGCCCTGCTCGGTCCCGCGGCCGGGGACCCGGATGCGCCCTGGCGTGCGCGCCGCTACGCCCGGAAACCGGCCTCGCCCAACGCCGGATGGCCGATGGGGACGATAGCGGCCGCCCTCGACGTCCGCCTCGAGAAGCCCGGCGCCTACGTCCTCAACGATATTTCGAACCTCCCGACGGTCGCCGACGGCGAGGCGGCGCTCGCGGCGGTCCGGCGTGCCGGCGTCGTGACGTATATACTCGCGGCGGCCGTCGGAGTGGTACTGTGGCTGTGA
- a CDS encoding HAD family hydrolase, which translates to MAVSFDLFGTLVDADRPTDPAAAVARELRERDVAVPSDFEAAYRKTHVDAPEGAEVPLPAHVSAALASRGVDAPNNAARRAVVAAFDPEVRRRPGAIEAIEAAREHGPVGLCSNCSVPELARRALIRADLRDALDCVVTSVACGWRKPDPRAFETVARRLDVPVAELTHVGDDPATDGGVVDAGGRFVDIDETPLSALDAELEAPR; encoded by the coding sequence GTGGCAGTCTCCTTCGACCTCTTCGGGACGCTCGTCGACGCCGACCGGCCGACCGACCCGGCCGCGGCCGTCGCACGGGAACTCCGTGAACGCGACGTCGCGGTCCCGTCGGACTTCGAGGCGGCATACCGGAAGACGCACGTCGACGCCCCCGAGGGCGCCGAGGTGCCGCTGCCGGCGCACGTCTCGGCGGCGCTCGCCTCCCGCGGGGTCGACGCGCCGAACAACGCCGCACGCCGGGCGGTCGTGGCGGCCTTCGACCCCGAGGTCCGGCGACGACCGGGCGCAATCGAGGCCATCGAGGCGGCCCGCGAGCACGGGCCAGTGGGTCTCTGTTCGAACTGCAGCGTCCCCGAGTTGGCCCGCCGGGCGCTGATCCGGGCGGACCTCCGGGACGCTCTCGACTGCGTCGTCACGAGCGTCGCCTGCGGGTGGCGCAAGCCGGACCCGCGGGCCTTCGAGACGGTCGCCAGGCGGCTCGACGTCCCCGTCGCCGAGTTGACTCACGTCGGCGACGACCCGGCGACCGACGGCGGCGTCGTCGACGCTGGCGGCCGGTTCGTCGACATCGACGAGACGCCGCTGTCGGCGCTCGACGCCGAACTGGAGGCGCCTCGGTGA
- a CDS encoding inositol monophosphatase family protein, with translation MTLLDDAESVAVDACLAGGEYLRDVYHDGSSEANHSAVDTKSSADVGAERRMLDVLCESFPGHAVDAEESGHHSGDDRYRWVVDPLDGTNNFEAGLPAFASAVTLLVEDEPALAAAYVPIPDDLYVCRHDRGLRYGATPVDGAETPAPAPEAATVMSVIGHDVKRDPEASAVSEAINRDVEATCKRRLESWSPTVHWGLLARGRIDGAVCYRPDAEEQLLGELFVESVGHETAAGDDGEWFVAARTERLAADLRAVVEDAL, from the coding sequence ATGACCCTCCTCGACGACGCCGAGTCGGTGGCGGTCGACGCCTGTCTTGCGGGCGGCGAGTACCTCCGCGACGTCTACCACGACGGTAGCTCCGAGGCGAACCACTCGGCGGTCGACACGAAGTCCAGCGCCGACGTCGGGGCCGAACGGCGCATGCTGGACGTCCTGTGCGAATCGTTCCCGGGACACGCCGTCGACGCCGAGGAGTCCGGCCACCACTCGGGCGACGACCGATACCGATGGGTCGTCGACCCCCTCGACGGCACGAACAACTTCGAGGCCGGACTGCCCGCGTTCGCCTCGGCGGTCACGCTGCTGGTCGAGGACGAACCGGCGCTTGCGGCGGCCTACGTTCCCATTCCCGACGACCTCTACGTCTGCCGTCACGACCGGGGGCTGCGGTACGGCGCGACCCCCGTCGACGGCGCCGAGACGCCGGCACCGGCGCCCGAGGCCGCGACGGTGATGTCCGTCATCGGCCACGACGTCAAGCGCGACCCAGAGGCCAGCGCCGTCTCCGAGGCGATAAACCGCGACGTCGAGGCGACCTGCAAGCGACGCCTCGAAAGCTGGAGTCCGACGGTCCACTGGGGACTGCTCGCCCGCGGCCGCATCGACGGGGCCGTCTGCTATCGCCCCGACGCAGAGGAACAACTGCTGGGCGAACTGTTCGTCGAGTCGGTCGGTCACGAGACGGCGGCCGGCGACGACGGCGAGTGGTTCGTCGCGGCCCGGACCGAACGGCTGGCGGCCGACCTCCGGGCGGTCGTCGAGGACGCGCTGTAG
- a CDS encoding winged helix-turn-helix domain-containing protein translates to MEKALWYLLAGTRGGKNRARLVRAIDDRPRNANQLSEALDLEYNTVRYHLAKLEDHDVVETGGDDYGELYFLTDRFDRHREEFERITERMEGE, encoded by the coding sequence ATGGAGAAAGCGCTCTGGTACCTGTTGGCCGGCACGCGGGGCGGGAAGAACCGGGCGCGACTCGTCCGGGCCATCGACGACCGACCGCGGAACGCGAACCAACTCAGCGAGGCGCTGGACCTCGAGTACAACACCGTCAGATACCACCTTGCAAAACTCGAAGACCACGACGTCGTCGAGACCGGCGGGGACGACTACGGCGAACTGTACTTCCTCACCGACCGATTCGACCGTCACCGCGAGGAGTTCGAGCGCATCACCGAACGGATGGAGGGCGAGTGA
- a CDS encoding molybdopterin-dependent oxidoreductase has product MNDSSRTGVLGRLPGAWALLVAACAGAAGVAGSFAVAAFTPSFVAGPIAGLLAREMPAVVVRYAITVLGDLGSKLNIVAALAISTAVFAAAALVGLGVARRTDLPPVGPPVGGALAAGAAYAVTAVPLPSAVAGLAVGGVLAAAAFASLPDLETVSEERRRVLGGAASALAFVGGGYLLGGRGGFTEPSGAGEPLEVNSVLQAEIDQRLSQAEGQSLDVEGLEALVSEDFYEVDINATDPTLDAAEWELTVTGAVEEEVSYTYADVREMDAENRFVSLRCVGERLNGRKMDNALWTGVPIMDLVEPAGPAEECCVMLRAADDFYEEFPLSALEDGFLAFGMNGETLPAGHGYPARALIPGHWGEINVKWITEIEILEEEADGYWEERGWHGTGPVNTVAKLHLEESLDDGLIRVGGHAYAGTRGVGSVEVSIDGGDTWTEADLSEPLPGDDVWRQWVHTYDPPDGEHEVVVRAIETDGTVQPSDETDAFPSGPSGWVSRTVEP; this is encoded by the coding sequence ATGAACGACTCGTCACGAACCGGCGTACTGGGCCGGCTACCTGGCGCGTGGGCGCTGCTGGTCGCAGCGTGTGCGGGCGCGGCTGGCGTCGCCGGGTCCTTCGCGGTGGCGGCGTTCACGCCGTCGTTCGTCGCCGGGCCGATAGCGGGACTGCTGGCCCGCGAGATGCCGGCGGTCGTCGTCAGGTACGCCATCACGGTGCTGGGCGACCTCGGCAGCAAACTCAACATCGTCGCGGCGCTGGCGATTTCGACGGCCGTCTTCGCCGCCGCGGCGCTGGTCGGCCTCGGCGTCGCTCGCCGGACCGACCTGCCGCCGGTGGGACCGCCGGTCGGCGGCGCACTCGCCGCTGGCGCCGCCTACGCGGTGACGGCCGTGCCGCTGCCCTCGGCGGTCGCCGGCCTCGCCGTCGGGGGCGTCCTCGCTGCCGCGGCGTTCGCCTCGCTGCCCGACCTGGAGACGGTCTCCGAGGAGCGCCGTCGCGTCCTCGGCGGCGCCGCGAGCGCGCTCGCGTTCGTCGGCGGCGGCTACCTCCTCGGTGGGCGGGGCGGCTTCACCGAGCCGTCCGGTGCCGGCGAACCGCTGGAGGTCAACAGCGTACTGCAGGCGGAGATCGACCAGCGGCTGAGCCAGGCGGAGGGTCAGTCGCTGGACGTCGAGGGGCTCGAGGCGCTCGTTTCCGAGGACTTCTACGAGGTCGACATCAACGCGACGGACCCGACCCTCGACGCCGCCGAGTGGGAGTTGACGGTCACCGGCGCCGTCGAGGAGGAGGTCAGTTACACCTACGCGGACGTCCGGGAGATGGACGCCGAGAACAGGTTCGTCAGCCTCCGGTGCGTCGGCGAGCGCCTCAACGGCCGGAAGATGGACAACGCCCTCTGGACGGGCGTGCCCATCATGGACCTCGTCGAACCGGCCGGGCCGGCCGAGGAGTGCTGCGTGATGCTCCGGGCGGCCGACGACTTCTACGAGGAGTTCCCGCTGTCGGCACTCGAGGACGGCTTCCTCGCGTTCGGGATGAACGGCGAGACGCTGCCGGCGGGCCACGGCTACCCCGCTCGCGCGCTCATCCCCGGCCACTGGGGCGAGATCAACGTCAAGTGGATCACCGAAATCGAGATCCTCGAGGAGGAGGCCGACGGCTACTGGGAGGAGCGCGGCTGGCACGGTACCGGCCCGGTCAACACCGTGGCCAAGCTCCACCTCGAAGAATCGCTCGACGACGGCCTGATTCGGGTCGGCGGCCACGCCTACGCCGGCACGCGCGGCGTGGGGTCGGTCGAGGTGTCGATCGACGGCGGCGACACCTGGACGGAGGCGGACCTCTCGGAGCCGCTGCCCGGCGACGACGTCTGGCGACAGTGGGTCCACACCTACGACCCGCCGGACGGCGAACACGAGGTGGTCGTCCGGGCCATCGAGACCGACGGAACCGTCCAGCCGTCCGACGAGACCGACGCGTTCCCGAGCGGTCCCTCGGGGTGGGTCTCCAGGACCGTCGAGCCGTGA
- the cobS gene encoding adenosylcobinamide-GDP ribazoletransferase, whose protein sequence is MAVTDIGAAFRGGVAFLTRIPVGAGEEEWRRFQAVPAVFPLVGYLVGAVAAVPFLLLPAEAAALAYVTVLVALVGITHLDGVADLADAAVVHDADGRREALKDTTTGVGAIVAVTLVVAGLALAGLALSGLPPLRAAGIVVAGEVGAKLGMATVACVGSASHEGLGSGFTRAADPALLVGPAVVAVPAALLTGLSPAAPVAVLAGPLVAVAVVRWTDGALGGVNGDVFGAVNELARLVALHAGVVAWTHF, encoded by the coding sequence GTGGCTGTGACCGATATCGGGGCGGCGTTCCGCGGCGGCGTCGCCTTTCTCACGCGAATCCCCGTCGGGGCCGGCGAGGAGGAGTGGCGCCGCTTTCAGGCGGTCCCGGCGGTGTTCCCGCTGGTCGGCTACCTCGTCGGCGCCGTCGCGGCGGTGCCGTTCCTCCTGTTGCCCGCCGAGGCCGCCGCCCTCGCGTACGTGACCGTGCTGGTCGCACTCGTCGGCATCACGCACCTGGACGGCGTCGCCGACCTGGCCGACGCCGCCGTCGTCCACGACGCCGACGGCCGCCGAGAGGCACTCAAGGACACGACGACCGGCGTCGGCGCTATCGTGGCCGTCACCCTCGTCGTCGCGGGGCTGGCGCTGGCGGGGCTGGCGCTTTCGGGTCTTCCGCCGCTGCGGGCGGCGGGAATCGTCGTCGCCGGCGAGGTGGGCGCCAAACTCGGGATGGCGACGGTCGCCTGCGTCGGGTCGGCGAGCCACGAGGGTCTCGGCTCGGGGTTCACCCGGGCCGCCGACCCCGCGCTGCTGGTCGGCCCGGCCGTCGTCGCCGTCCCCGCGGCCCTGCTGACCGGGCTCTCGCCGGCCGCCCCGGTTGCCGTCCTCGCCGGACCGCTCGTGGCCGTCGCCGTCGTCCGGTGGACCGACGGCGCCCTGGGCGGCGTCAACGGCGACGTCTTCGGCGCGGTGAACGAACTCGCCCGCCTCGTCGCACTGCACGCGGGGGTGGTCGCGTGGACGCACTTCTGA
- a CDS encoding NTP transferase domain-containing protein: MCGGRGTRLDHGEKPLYAVGGDPMVDRVLAALEASGVEAVHAVTSPHVPETAAHLEGHVPRIEAGGDGYVEDLTAALERVELPVLTAVADLPLLSAELVDRALSAHGEGSLAVCVPTALKEALGVSVDATRERDGRPLSPSGLNVVGSGDERLRVSYDARLAINVNRPADAELAEVLADGPG; encoded by the coding sequence ATGTGCGGCGGCCGGGGGACCCGACTGGACCACGGCGAGAAACCCCTCTACGCGGTCGGTGGCGACCCGATGGTCGACCGGGTGCTGGCCGCTCTCGAGGCCAGCGGCGTCGAGGCCGTCCACGCCGTGACGTCGCCGCACGTCCCCGAGACCGCCGCCCATCTGGAGGGCCACGTTCCCCGAATCGAGGCCGGCGGCGACGGCTACGTCGAGGACCTGACGGCCGCCCTCGAGCGCGTCGAGCTGCCCGTCCTCACCGCCGTCGCTGACCTGCCCCTCCTCTCGGCCGAGTTGGTCGACCGGGCGCTGTCGGCACACGGCGAGGGCTCGCTCGCCGTCTGCGTGCCGACGGCTCTGAAGGAGGCCCTTGGCGTCAGCGTCGACGCGACCCGCGAGCGGGACGGCCGCCCGCTCTCCCCGTCGGGGCTGAACGTCGTCGGGTCGGGCGACGAACGCCTCCGGGTCAGCTACGACGCCCGCCTCGCGATCAACGTCAACCGACCCGCCGACGCGGAACTCGCGGAGGTGCTCGCCGATGGACCCGGATAG
- a CDS encoding HEAT repeat domain-containing protein: protein MTDPAQPPSPGRPAELLAAGDREGAAACLGRLDDADARKRALRELRNLAEERPEAFGDFAGTLATFLDDEERAVRLTTAKLFVALAQSVPDVVLPAVESLADRLADDGEFYYVRGRCAEALGYVTLEAPGAVEDPAVLADLRVGLSFDEPEVREKLAKGLACVALGDPDRLRHLVPSLAEHLDDDRVLVRYHLCTALAAVGCEHPENLSEAADPLRARLADESPYVQGRAVEAVALLARSGAPADPVPGLGGVADDDAPPFLTDRVRFARASLGDDTGRTPDGVGTVESIRRGTDEAVAAIRSTDGDGECPHCGLELPDGAPPMCPRCGAPH, encoded by the coding sequence ATGACGGACCCCGCCCAGCCGCCGTCGCCCGGCCGCCCGGCCGAACTCCTCGCGGCCGGTGACCGCGAGGGTGCGGCGGCGTGTCTGGGCCGACTCGACGACGCCGACGCCCGCAAGCGGGCGCTGCGGGAACTCCGGAACCTCGCCGAGGAGCGGCCGGAGGCCTTCGGAGACTTCGCCGGGACGCTCGCGACCTTTCTGGACGACGAAGAGCGGGCCGTCCGACTGACCACCGCCAAACTGTTCGTCGCGCTGGCCCAGTCGGTACCCGACGTCGTCCTGCCAGCCGTCGAGTCGCTCGCCGACCGACTGGCCGACGACGGGGAGTTCTACTACGTGCGGGGGCGGTGCGCCGAGGCCCTCGGCTACGTCACGCTCGAGGCCCCCGGCGCGGTCGAGGACCCGGCGGTGCTGGCCGACCTCCGGGTCGGCCTCTCGTTCGACGAACCCGAGGTCAGGGAAAAACTGGCGAAGGGCCTCGCCTGCGTCGCACTGGGCGACCCGGACCGGCTCCGGCACCTGGTCCCGTCGCTGGCCGAACACCTCGACGACGACCGCGTTCTCGTCCGGTACCACCTCTGTACGGCGCTCGCGGCCGTCGGTTGCGAGCACCCGGAGAACCTCTCGGAGGCGGCCGACCCGCTCCGGGCCCGACTGGCCGACGAGAGTCCGTACGTCCAGGGGCGGGCCGTGGAGGCCGTCGCCCTGCTCGCACGGTCGGGTGCGCCGGCCGACCCGGTGCCGGGCCTTGGCGGGGTGGCCGACGACGACGCCCCGCCGTTCTTGACCGACCGTGTGCGGTTCGCACGCGCGTCCCTCGGCGACGATACCGGGCGGACGCCGGACGGGGTCGGAACCGTCGAGTCGATTCGGCGGGGCACCGACGAGGCCGTCGCGGCGATTCGGTCGACCGACGGCGACGGCGAGTGTCCCCACTGCGGACTCGAACTACCCGACGGCGCACCGCCGATGTGTCCCCGCTGCGGGGCGCCTCACTGA
- a CDS encoding ribonuclease H-like domain-containing protein, whose protein sequence is MRLENTYIGVEGVGETTERRLWERGARTWSEFDPSLCGSTTADRIESFIETARPRLAADDSEFFEEQLPSAERWRLYEDFRESACFFDIETTGLDHDRDRVTCVSAHRNGTTETLVRGDDLTRGNLRELLDAPLLVTFNGARFDVPFLETSFDLSVDAPHLDLMYPCRRAGLTGGLKTIEPEVGVERDRPDISGEDAVRLWREHERGVDGSLETLVSYNREDAVNLRTVADETVDRLDGELLP, encoded by the coding sequence GTGCGCCTGGAGAACACCTACATCGGCGTCGAGGGGGTCGGCGAGACCACCGAGCGGCGTCTCTGGGAGCGGGGCGCCCGCACCTGGTCGGAGTTCGACCCCTCGCTGTGCGGGTCGACCACCGCCGACCGCATCGAGTCGTTCATCGAGACCGCCCGCCCTCGCTTGGCGGCCGACGACTCGGAGTTCTTCGAGGAGCAGTTGCCCTCCGCCGAGCGGTGGCGACTCTACGAGGACTTCCGAGAGTCGGCCTGTTTCTTCGACATCGAGACGACGGGACTCGACCACGACCGCGACAGGGTCACCTGCGTCAGCGCCCACCGGAACGGGACCACCGAGACGCTCGTCCGCGGCGACGACCTCACCCGCGGGAACCTCCGGGAGTTGCTCGACGCGCCGCTGCTGGTGACGTTCAACGGCGCCCGCTTCGACGTGCCCTTCCTCGAGACGTCGTTCGACCTCTCGGTCGACGCGCCGCACCTCGACCTGATGTACCCCTGCCGGCGGGCCGGGCTGACGGGCGGGCTGAAAACCATCGAACCCGAGGTCGGCGTCGAGCGCGACCGGCCGGACATCTCCGGCGAGGACGCCGTCCGCCTGTGGCGCGAGCACGAACGGGGCGTCGACGGGTCCCTGGAGACGCTCGTCTCCTACAACCGCGAGGACGCGGTGAACCTGCGGACGGTCGCCGACGAGACCGTCGACCGCCTCGACGGCGAACTGTTGCCGTAG
- a CDS encoding adenosylcobinamide amidohydrolase, protein MTFEYRRTDDRLTLRRPGTRWLSNGFDGGYRTADAAHNLTVPEGFDRTDLDAYAAERLGESPAGPTLLTGVSQRHARGARRGPVTAVATAGLSNPAALPMDPSADAPPADPETDWRPGTVNVFVGTTAALDSGGLAGLLATAVEAKAATLLDAAGVPGTTSDAVAVGCDPTGEPSAFAGSATAVGGAARACVREAISASLQARYDGESPPTPTEARYGVSTDAAAEVFEP, encoded by the coding sequence ATGACCTTCGAGTACCGCCGCACCGACGACCGCCTGACGCTGCGCCGCCCGGGGACACGGTGGCTCTCGAACGGCTTCGATGGCGGCTACCGGACCGCCGACGCCGCCCACAATCTCACCGTTCCGGAGGGGTTCGACCGGACCGACCTCGACGCCTACGCGGCCGAACGGCTGGGCGAGTCGCCCGCGGGCCCGACGCTTCTGACCGGCGTCAGCCAGCGCCACGCCCGCGGTGCCCGGCGCGGCCCCGTCACCGCGGTGGCGACGGCGGGGCTGTCGAACCCCGCCGCGCTCCCGATGGACCCCTCGGCGGACGCGCCGCCGGCCGACCCGGAGACCGACTGGCGGCCCGGCACGGTCAACGTCTTCGTCGGGACGACGGCGGCGCTCGATTCGGGCGGCCTCGCGGGGCTGCTGGCGACCGCCGTCGAGGCGAAGGCGGCGACGCTGCTGGACGCCGCCGGCGTCCCCGGGACGACGAGCGATGCGGTCGCCGTCGGCTGTGACCCGACCGGCGAACCGTCGGCCTTCGCCGGCAGCGCGACGGCGGTCGGCGGCGCCGCGCGGGCCTGCGTCCGCGAGGCGATTTCGGCGAGCCTCCAGGCGCGCTACGACGGCGAGTCCCCGCCGACACCCACCGAGGCCCGGTACGGCGTCTCGACGGACGCCGCCGCCGAGGTGTTCGAACCGTAG
- a CDS encoding lipoate--protein ligase family protein yields the protein MDWRLVPEEMLDGAVSMALDEVAAETVAAGGPATVRLYRWLPSTLSLGYGNDADVVDWEFCEEMGITVTRRPTGGGAIYHGSAEDIAYSIIAPAEEFSGDVTESYRQLLEPVVEAFETFGVDVSFADDEREAIWSPACYLRELDPAHDLVGPDGRKIAGNAQYRTRDAIVQHGSLSFDVDAETHLGCFEDPPVTADEFEERVCGALEFREHDDVVETGVGALGGYDLHRSRLVADLEDALSEWAGAEEGEWTDAETDRAGEILDAKYGADEWVRGRTDPLD from the coding sequence ATGGACTGGCGGCTCGTCCCCGAGGAGATGCTCGACGGCGCGGTGTCGATGGCGCTCGACGAGGTCGCCGCCGAGACCGTCGCCGCCGGCGGTCCGGCGACCGTCCGGCTCTACCGGTGGCTCCCGAGCACGCTCTCTCTGGGCTACGGCAACGACGCCGACGTCGTCGACTGGGAGTTCTGCGAGGAGATGGGCATCACGGTCACGCGCCGGCCGACCGGCGGCGGCGCCATCTACCACGGCTCGGCCGAGGACATCGCCTACTCAATCATCGCGCCCGCCGAGGAGTTCTCCGGCGACGTCACCGAGAGCTACCGACAGCTTCTCGAACCGGTCGTCGAGGCCTTCGAGACGTTCGGCGTCGACGTCTCCTTCGCCGACGACGAGCGGGAGGCAATCTGGTCGCCGGCCTGCTACCTCCGCGAACTGGACCCGGCCCACGACCTCGTCGGCCCGGACGGCCGGAAGATAGCCGGCAACGCCCAGTACCGGACCCGCGACGCCATCGTCCAGCACGGCTCGCTGTCCTTCGACGTCGACGCCGAGACCCACCTCGGCTGTTTCGAGGACCCGCCCGTCACCGCCGACGAGTTCGAGGAGCGCGTCTGTGGCGCACTCGAGTTCCGCGAGCACGACGACGTCGTCGAGACCGGCGTGGGGGCGCTCGGCGGCTACGACCTCCACCGCTCGCGGCTGGTCGCCGACCTCGAGGACGCACTGTCCGAGTGGGCCGGCGCCGAGGAGGGCGAGTGGACCGACGCCGAGACCGACCGCGCCGGCGAGATTCTCGACGCGAAGTACGGCGCCGACGAGTGGGTCCGTGGACGCACCGACCCGCTGGATTGA